In the genome of Deltaproteobacteria bacterium, the window ATTGCATTGGCGCCAATCGGCGCCGTCGCCGTAGCCCGGCGAAGTGATGTAGTGCACCTTATCGACGAAGCGGCGCCGTTCGTGGTTCATGATGACGATGCAGCGTTTAGCCATCACCGCGATATCCGCGGCGCCACCGCTGCCGGGTAGCCGCGTGCGCTTGCCGTGATCTTCGACCCAATGGGTATTCAAATTGCCGAAGCGGTCGATCTCGGCGCCGCCGATGAAACCGAGATCGACTCGGCCGCTTTGCAAAAGATACATGACATCGTTCAGGCCGCCGCAGCACAGTGCGCGGGCGATGTTGGGCGGATCGCTCATGGTGAAGATCGATTCCGCCGCCGGCCAGTCACGGATCACGCCGTTTTCAAAAATCCCGATGGCATTGGGCGCGTGAGTTTCTTTGGCGACGGCGAAACCGAGCAGCGGCAGGCGCATGCCGACGAAGACTCTATCGCCGTCATGGATCTCCCGCGCCGCGGCGGCGACCATGAGTTCTCTGCGAGTGTAGGGCATCGAAGACTAAAAGCGTTGCGAGATTCGAGTTACGAGTTTCGGGTTGCGTGTTAACCCTAAACTCCAAACTCGAAACAAGCGTTAGGCCTTATTGAACGCGTCGATGCCAGCCTGAACGATCTGCCGGTCGACAGCCGCGGGCGCGCCGCTGAAGCCGACGCCGCCGATGCATTGGCCGTCGACGGTGAGCGGCAATCCGCCTTCGATACTGATAAAATAACCGGGGCCGACGGCGAGCGTTTGCGCCAGCACTTGATGATCCGGGATTTCGCCGCCGTCGCGGCCGGTTTTGCCGGTGGCGGCGGTGGTCAACGCGGCGCAGCGCGCCTTGGCCTGGGCGATCATCACGTTGTGGGTGCGGCCATTGGTCATGCGCTTGAACGCCATCAAATGGGCGCCGGCGTCGACGACGCAAATGCTGCCGATTTGTTTTAACTCCTTGGCTTTTTCCAGGGCGGTGTTGACGATGATGTCACAGCCTTCTTGGGATAGTTTTGCGGTCGGTACGGTTTTCATGATTGCCTCCTTGAGATTGTTTAACGATTAATAATTTAAGCTCACCGCGGGTGCAAATAGATTGCCTTGCGGCCGCAGCTTGCCAACGCGCTCGTTGCCGAGCAATTGCAAAAAATCGCCGTGATCTTTGACGCCGAGCACCCACTTGTCCAGCCATGAGCCGAAGCCTTCATTGGTCCGCGTCTCTTGGTGATAGGCGAAATAAAAATCGTCGTCGCGCCGACAATAGCCTTGGGCCGGCGACGGATGTGAGCCGAAGGGCGCGTGCACCACGCTCGAAACCACGAAACCGGGGATCAGGTTGCGGTTGGGATCGCTGAGAATAGTCTCATGGTCGACGATCTCTTCGCAGCTGAGAATCACTCTTTTAGCGGCGAATGCGGCCTCGCGCATGACGCCGAAGTTGCCCCAAACTTGCGTGTTGCCTTCACTGTCAGCGCGCTGTACGTGCAGAACCGCGACATCGGGATGAAGCGCGCGCACCGCCAGCAGTGTCTCGCCAGTAAAAGGACAATCGATGGCTGTGAACTGCGATTGCTTGGCGAAGTCGCTGCCTTTGATCGTTTTGGTCGGCAAGAAGGGAACGCCGTTGGCTGCCGCTTGGAGCGCGAGTCCGATGGTAAAGTTGGAGTGCTCTTCGATTTCAATCGAGTTAGGGATTCCTGATTCCGCCGCGCGCCGGTAGTTGTGGCCCAGTCCGGCCGCGACGTTGCCGACCCACGAGGCGATGATCTTTTTAACGCAGCCGGCGCCGATCAGCTGATCGAATTGAATATCGGAAATCGGTCCGATCAAGGTTAAGTCGCGCTTTTTCTGCCGGATGATTTCGTGGCTAGCGGCGAATGGAATGAGCGACTCCAACGCACAGCCGAGCGCAACGGCATCGCCATCGTGAACGTCGGCGGCGATAGCATCGCGCATGGATCGAAGCTTGTTCATGGAGGATCTTTCTGTCGGGCAGCGCTTGCGACATCAAACCGTAGGGGCGATCGGCGGTCGCCCTCCGATCAGCGCCCCTTGAGCGCCGCCTGAGCTTCGCGCAGCGGACCAAAATCGACCACGTCGCTGACCGAAATGTTTTTCGCCAGACCTTGCTGGCGCGCCAGTTCGAGCACGCTCTCGACCCCCTTGCTCGACGGCGTGCCATCTTTGCTGTAGGCGGGCAATGTTTGCTCGTAGCCGGCCTCGGCGAGAGCGCGGTCCATTTTGAAAATCTTTTGCACCAACGCGATGGCGTCGGCGCGTTGCGTGTGCACGAAGTTCAGGCCGCGCAGCATTGCTGTCAGCACGGCGACGACTTCGGCGCGGTTCGATTTAATTTTCGCCACTGACGCGGAAAGTCCGGCGAGCGGAAAGTCGACGCTGTCGGCGGCGGTGGCCAAAACGTTCAATCCCATATCCTTGGCTAGCGACGGCGCCGGTGGCCCGCCGAGAGTCGCGTGAATGGCGCCGGATTTCACCGCCGCCATCCGCAGCGGCAGATCGCCGGTGGAGACGATGGTGAAATCGCCGGCGGCGACGCCGTGGCTGGCGAGCATGCGCCGGGTGATTTCCACTGTGATGCCGCCGACCGAGCCGAGACCGACGATCTTACCTTTGAGTTCCGCCATGGTGCGAATCTCCGGCCGGGCGATCATGAACAGGCTTGGCCGCGCGATCATGCTGAAAATTCCAACAATCGGCGCACCTTGCTGCGCCGCCAAGGTAACGGCGCTGCTAAACGAAGTGTAGTAATCCACCGAACCGCCGAGCAAGCCGGCGAGACCGATGTTCGAGCGCATCTGCACCACTTCGACATCTTTGCCGGCATCCTTGAAAAATCCCTTGGCTTGGGCGACGAACAGTGGAAAGTTATTCAAGTCCCGGGCGGTGTAACCGATGATCAGTTTTTTCTCTTGGGCAGCGGAAACGGATGCGTAGGTCAACAACGCGGTTACGATGAGCAGCGATGATCGTAGCGACATTGTTCTATTAAACATAAATGCACTTGCATTGGTACAGGCAAATGACGCAGATTTGGCTCATGAAACATTTGGTTTTGAGCTTCGTCATCTGGCTGTCGCTTCTCTGCGCAACGATCGCTCATGGCGGTCAAGCAAAACCGCTGAGCCGCGTTGTCGCCGGCTACGGCTCCACCGACGGTGCGATCGCGCCCTTGTGGTACGCCAAGGAAGCCAAGCTTTTCGAGAAGCGCGGTCTCGACGTATTGTTGGTCGGCATGGGCACTGGCTCGGTGTCGCTGCGCGCATTGATCGCCAAAGATTTAGAAATCGCCTCGCTGTCGGGTTCCGGTTTGGTGCAAGCCGCGTTGCAGGGCGCGGACACGGTGATCGTGTCGAGCGCGATCAATGGTTTTGTCTTCAAAGTTTTTGCTTCGCCGGAGATTACCAACGTCAGCCAACTCAAAGGCAAGAAGCTCGGTGTCAGCCGCTACGGCGCGACATCCGATTTCGCCATTCGCTTAGCGCTCAAAAAGTGGGGCCTCAATCCCGATCGCGACTTGAGTATCTTGCAGATCGGCACGACCCAAGACACGGTCCGCGCCATGCAAACGAAAATGATAGACGTGGGCGTGTTGAGCGGCACCGCGTCATTGGTGGCGCGCAAAGCGGGCTTCCGCGAGTTGGGCGACCTGGCCGAGTTGGGTCTCGACTATCCGATGGCGCCCATCGGCACGACGCGCTCTTTCCTGCAAAAAAATGAAGCCGTCGCCAGAGAATTCATGCTCGCTTACATCGAGGCGATCCATGATTTCAAACGCAACAAGGATTTCGCTCTGGCGGTGCTCAAGAAATACACGCGCAACGACGATCGCGAAGTTTTGGAAGATAGTTACAATAACTACGCGAACAAATATCTTCCCCTGCCGATCCCAACTCCCGACGGCATTCGAACCATTCTGGCGGAAATTGCCGGCACGGTTCCAGCCGCCAAGAATGCCGATCCAGAACAGTTCGTGGCCTACAAAATCGCT includes:
- a CDS encoding ABC transporter substrate-binding protein, producing MHLHWYRQMTQIWLMKHLVLSFVIWLSLLCATIAHGGQAKPLSRVVAGYGSTDGAIAPLWYAKEAKLFEKRGLDVLLVGMGTGSVSLRALIAKDLEIASLSGSGLVQAALQGADTVIVSSAINGFVFKVFASPEITNVSQLKGKKLGVSRYGATSDFAIRLALKKWGLNPDRDLSILQIGTTQDTVRAMQTKMIDVGVLSGTASLVARKAGFRELGDLAELGLDYPMAPIGTTRSFLQKNEAVAREFMLAYIEAIHDFKRNKDFALAVLKKYTRNDDREVLEDSYNNYANKYLPLPIPTPDGIRTILAEIAGTVPAAKNADPEQFVAYKIAREIEASGFIKKLYEK
- a CDS encoding heme-binding protein translates to MKTVPTAKLSQEGCDIIVNTALEKAKELKQIGSICVVDAGAHLMAFKRMTNGRTHNVMIAQAKARCAALTTAATGKTGRDGGEIPDHQVLAQTLAVGPGYFISIEGGLPLTVDGQCIGGVGFSGAPAAVDRQIVQAGIDAFNKA
- a CDS encoding CoA transferase subunit A, whose protein sequence is MNKLRSMRDAIAADVHDGDAVALGCALESLIPFAASHEIIRQKKRDLTLIGPISDIQFDQLIGAGCVKKIIASWVGNVAAGLGHNYRRAAESGIPNSIEIEEHSNFTIGLALQAAANGVPFLPTKTIKGSDFAKQSQFTAIDCPFTGETLLAVRALHPDVAVLHVQRADSEGNTQVWGNFGVMREAAFAAKRVILSCEEIVDHETILSDPNRNLIPGFVVSSVVHAPFGSHPSPAQGYCRRDDDFYFAYHQETRTNEGFGSWLDKWVLGVKDHGDFLQLLGNERVGKLRPQGNLFAPAVSLNY
- a CDS encoding ABC transporter substrate-binding protein, yielding MFNRTMSLRSSLLIVTALLTYASVSAAQEKKLIIGYTARDLNNFPLFVAQAKGFFKDAGKDVEVVQMRSNIGLAGLLGGSVDYYTSFSSAVTLAAQQGAPIVGIFSMIARPSLFMIARPEIRTMAELKGKIVGLGSVGGITVEITRRMLASHGVAAGDFTIVSTGDLPLRMAAVKSGAIHATLGGPPAPSLAKDMGLNVLATAADSVDFPLAGLSASVAKIKSNRAEVVAVLTAMLRGLNFVHTQRADAIALVQKIFKMDRALAEAGYEQTLPAYSKDGTPSSKGVESVLELARQQGLAKNISVSDVVDFGPLREAQAALKGR
- a CDS encoding CoA-transferase — protein: MPYTRRELMVAAAAREIHDGDRVFVGMRLPLLGFAVAKETHAPNAIGIFENGVIRDWPAAESIFTMSDPPNIARALCCGGLNDVMYLLQSGRVDLGFIGGAEIDRFGNLNTHWVEDHGKRTRLPGSGGAADIAVMAKRCIVIMNHERRRFVDKVHYITSPGYGDGADWRQCNGLSGGGPSRVITSLGVFSFEKENPEMVLTSYHPGVSVEQICSETGWPVKVSSAVHETLAPSAAELAAVRKYDPKAVWTA